A single window of bacterium DNA harbors:
- the cas2 gene encoding CRISPR-associated endonuclease Cas2 produces MMVVISYDVSTSDPGGPKRLRHVAKLCKNYGQRVQFSVFECLIDPAQWTSLKASLLDRIDPAKDSLRFYYLGANWRKRVEHTGAKAPFDQEGPLLF; encoded by the coding sequence ATGATGGTGGTAATAAGCTATGACGTATCGACAAGCGACCCCGGCGGCCCCAAAAGGTTGCGACATGTAGCCAAACTGTGCAAAAACTACGGCCAGAGAGTCCAGTTCTCGGTCTTTGAATGTCTCATCGACCCCGCACAATGGACCTCGTTGAAAGCGAGTCTGCTAGACCGCATCGATCCCGCAAAAGACAGTTTGCGCTTCTACTACCTCGGAGCGAACTGGCGAAAACGGGTTGAACACACAGGAGCGAAAGCGCCCTTCGATCAGGAAGGGCCGCTATTATTCTGA
- the cas1c gene encoding type I-C CRISPR-associated endonuclease Cas1, which translates to MKKHGNTIYVTTQGSYLHKEGECVCVRVDSVEKGKIPIHGLEGVVCFGQIGVSPFLLGHLAENGVSLTFLTEHGKFLARLVGPVSGNVLLRREQYRRADDLQESARLATGFLLGKIANSRTVLQRACRDHGEGERDAILRCAALRLKDCLQRVNQNESALDALRGVEGEAAAAYFDAFSQMITVGGEAFTFHQRSRRPPLDRINCLLSFLYSLLAHDARSALETVGLDPAVGYLHRDRPGRPSLALDLMEELRPVLADRVALTLINRQEIAADDFKILESGAVILNDDARKKLLISWQQKKTQEILHPYLQETVTLGSLCRVQALLLARYLRGDLDAYPPFIYK; encoded by the coding sequence ATGAAAAAGCACGGGAACACCATCTACGTCACCACGCAGGGCAGCTACCTTCACAAAGAAGGCGAATGCGTTTGTGTGCGCGTCGATAGCGTAGAAAAAGGGAAGATACCCATACACGGGCTTGAAGGCGTCGTCTGTTTCGGCCAGATCGGGGTAAGCCCTTTTCTCCTGGGGCATTTGGCTGAAAACGGAGTTTCCCTCACCTTCCTCACGGAACACGGCAAATTTCTGGCAAGGCTTGTCGGCCCCGTATCAGGCAATGTCCTTTTAAGAAGAGAGCAATACAGGCGCGCAGACGATCTGCAAGAAAGCGCAAGGCTGGCGACAGGGTTTTTGCTTGGCAAGATAGCCAACTCGCGCACTGTACTGCAAAGGGCCTGCCGTGACCACGGCGAGGGCGAGCGGGATGCGATTTTGAGGTGCGCCGCACTGAGGCTCAAAGACTGCCTGCAAAGAGTGAATCAAAATGAAAGCGCGCTCGATGCCCTGCGCGGAGTGGAAGGAGAAGCCGCAGCCGCCTACTTTGACGCCTTTTCGCAGATGATAACGGTGGGCGGTGAAGCCTTCACCTTTCATCAGAGAAGCAGAAGACCGCCGCTTGACAGGATAAATTGCCTGCTCTCGTTTTTGTACTCGCTGCTTGCGCACGACGCCAGAAGCGCGCTGGAAACGGTAGGTCTCGACCCCGCCGTAGGCTACCTGCACAGAGACAGGCCCGGAAGGCCGAGTCTTGCACTGGATTTGATGGAAGAGCTAAGGCCGGTATTGGCTGATCGAGTAGCCCTGACGCTGATAAACCGTCAGGAAATAGCCGCTGACGATTTCAAGATACTTGAAAGCGGAGCCGTTATTCTAAACGACGATGCGCGAAAAAAACTCCTGATATCCTGGCAACAGAAGAAAACGCAGGAAATCCTTCACCCTTACCTGCAAGAAACGGTAACTCTGGGAAGCCTTTGCAGAGTTCAGGCGCTGCTGCTTGCGCGTTACCTCCGGGGCGATCTCGACGCCTATCCGCCCTTCATCTACAAGTGA
- the cas4 gene encoding CRISPR-associated protein Cas4 produces the protein MYSEDDLVQLSALQHYIFCPRQCALIHLEQLWEENRLTAEGQLMHKRADSGKAETRGNVKKATGLLLRSLALGLSGKADVVEYLREEGGWRPYPVEYKRGRPRPDGADEVQLCAQALCLEEMTGKSIGEGALYYGEKKRRKIVPLTEKLRERTIETALGVHELLKSGKTPAPVKAAHCANCSLNETCLPDLGAKRTRVRDYISRMLREE, from the coding sequence ATGTACTCCGAAGACGACCTCGTCCAGCTTTCCGCCCTCCAGCATTACATTTTCTGTCCCCGGCAGTGCGCCCTTATCCACCTTGAGCAGCTCTGGGAGGAGAACAGGCTCACCGCCGAGGGGCAGTTGATGCACAAAAGGGCCGACAGCGGGAAGGCCGAGACTCGCGGTAACGTGAAAAAAGCTACGGGTCTGCTTTTGCGAAGTCTCGCGCTCGGTCTTTCGGGAAAGGCCGACGTTGTCGAGTATCTGCGCGAGGAGGGTGGCTGGCGGCCTTACCCGGTGGAGTACAAACGCGGGCGTCCCCGACCCGACGGGGCGGATGAGGTACAACTTTGCGCTCAGGCCCTTTGCCTTGAAGAGATGACGGGCAAGTCCATTGGCGAAGGAGCCTTGTACTACGGGGAGAAAAAGCGCAGGAAAATCGTGCCGCTGACCGAAAAACTGCGCGAACGCACCATCGAGACAGCCCTTGGCGTCCACGAACTGCTGAAAAGCGGCAAAACCCCTGCGCCCGTAAAGGCCGCCCATTGCGCCAACTGCTCTCTTAACGAAACCTGTCTGCCCGATCTTGGCGCGAAAAGAACGCGAGTTCGCGATTACATCTCCCGCATGCTACGCGAGGAATAG
- the cas7c gene encoding type I-C CRISPR-associated protein Cas7/Csd2, translating into MSLKNKIDFAVVFRVTNANPNGDPLNGNRPRSTYEGLGEITDVCLKRKIRNRLMEGGKAIFVQSDDNKLDDHVSLKSRADAVLSGIKLPKEIAKKACETWLDVRTFGQLFAFKAKNDKKSKGKEGEEAGDDKGVSIGIRGPVSLQSAFSLSPVSITSTQITKSVSSEGDGTKRGSDTMGMKHRVDLGIYAFFGSMNPQLAVRTGFSDEDALSIKAVLPRIFENDASSARPEGSMEVLKVVWWQHNSPSGQASSAKVHRSLTVRETGDLQNLLAFEPGKGPNDTAGNWPTPEIIDGV; encoded by the coding sequence ATGAGTCTGAAAAACAAAATCGATTTTGCAGTAGTTTTCAGGGTTACGAACGCAAACCCCAACGGCGACCCATTGAACGGCAACCGGCCCCGCTCCACATATGAAGGCTTGGGCGAAATTACAGACGTTTGTTTAAAGCGTAAGATACGCAACCGGCTGATGGAAGGCGGAAAGGCAATCTTTGTTCAATCAGACGACAACAAGCTTGATGATCACGTTAGTTTGAAGTCTCGTGCGGATGCAGTGCTTTCCGGAATCAAATTACCGAAAGAAATAGCTAAAAAAGCGTGCGAAACCTGGCTTGACGTGCGGACTTTCGGTCAACTTTTCGCTTTCAAGGCCAAAAACGATAAGAAGAGCAAGGGCAAGGAAGGTGAAGAGGCAGGCGATGACAAAGGCGTTTCAATAGGCATACGAGGACCTGTCAGCCTGCAGTCTGCGTTCAGCCTTTCACCTGTCAGTATTACCAGCACACAGATAACCAAAAGCGTTAGCAGCGAAGGTGATGGAACCAAGCGAGGATCAGATACGATGGGTATGAAGCACCGCGTCGATCTTGGAATTTACGCTTTTTTCGGCAGCATGAATCCTCAACTCGCCGTTAGAACCGGATTCAGTGATGAAGACGCGCTTTCAATCAAGGCTGTTTTGCCTCGCATTTTTGAAAATGATGCGTCTTCTGCCCGCCCCGAGGGCAGTATGGAAGTCCTCAAAGTAGTATGGTGGCAACACAACTCCCCAAGCGGGCAGGCCTCCTCTGCAAAGGTTCACAGAAGCTTGACTGTCCGCGAAACTGGTGATTTGCAAAACCTGCTAGCATTTGAACCCGGCAAAGGGCCGAATGACACTGCCGGAAACTGGCCCACGCCTGAAATTATAGACGGCGTGTAG
- the cas8c gene encoding type I-C CRISPR-associated protein Cas8c/Csd1, translating to MSWIEKLYQTYENNTGAIGDRNDKIPLLPICHTTQKAHITITIDADGNFLGASVVPKTDSRTIIPATEESAGRSGKKPACFPLCDKLQYLAGDFIEFGGEVTSGFANKPEEPYENYKKLLSGWCTSGYSHQKVCAVLRYIERKQVISDLVKATVLYTDETKKMINEWPDKEAPDIFKLLSGGYDNKGNPKPWQADAFIRWSVEIPGDPLSEVWLDKELWKSWENYYGSREARRGICFVTGIESDLSEQHPAKIRNDGDKAKLISSNDSSGFTFRGRFSTADEACGVGFQVTQKAHSALRWLIARQGSRDGDLAVVAWAVSGVAVPNPLLDSYSFSFGNDEEKKIQESVYTAEEVGNALAKKIAGYRSKLGSTKDVVVMALDSATPGRMAISYYRELTGSEFLARIETWHRECIWRLNFGLDPGDKRPRKERKSRIFIGAPAPRDVAETAYGRRIDDKLRKATIKRLLPCIIDGAPLPRDLVESCVRRASNRNGIGHWEWEKALGIACALFKYCHKERSYQMSLERERKTRDYLYGRLLALAENLESLALYLGGEPRSTSAEKLMQRFADRPFTTWRIIETGLTPYKVRLSAKRPGFLYNIQREIDEVINSFAIDDFTSDKSLSGEFLLGYHCQRSALHTSKGQVEGQEETVADDDNEE from the coding sequence ATGAGCTGGATTGAAAAGCTTTATCAAACCTACGAGAACAACACAGGCGCGATTGGGGATCGGAACGATAAAATTCCTTTGTTGCCGATTTGTCATACAACGCAAAAGGCACACATAACAATCACGATAGACGCAGACGGAAACTTCCTCGGAGCTTCGGTAGTACCCAAAACAGATTCGAGAACCATAATTCCAGCAACCGAAGAATCGGCAGGAAGAAGCGGAAAAAAACCCGCCTGTTTTCCGCTCTGCGATAAGCTTCAATATCTAGCCGGAGACTTTATTGAGTTCGGGGGAGAAGTTACATCTGGTTTTGCCAATAAACCCGAAGAACCATACGAAAACTACAAAAAGCTGTTATCCGGGTGGTGCACGTCGGGTTACAGCCATCAAAAAGTCTGTGCTGTATTGAGATATATCGAAAGGAAACAGGTTATATCAGATCTTGTGAAGGCAACGGTTCTTTACACGGATGAGACAAAGAAGATGATCAATGAGTGGCCTGATAAAGAGGCCCCTGATATTTTTAAACTCTTGTCCGGCGGGTATGACAACAAAGGGAACCCTAAACCGTGGCAGGCGGATGCCTTCATACGATGGAGCGTAGAAATTCCCGGTGATCCCCTGTCAGAGGTCTGGTTGGACAAAGAACTGTGGAAATCCTGGGAAAATTACTATGGAAGCCGTGAGGCCCGGCGAGGAATATGTTTCGTTACGGGAATTGAAAGCGATTTGTCCGAACAACATCCAGCGAAAATCCGGAATGACGGAGACAAGGCAAAGCTGATTTCGTCCAACGATAGTTCAGGCTTTACCTTCCGGGGCCGTTTCTCCACCGCTGATGAAGCCTGCGGCGTCGGTTTTCAAGTCACGCAAAAGGCCCACAGCGCCCTTAGGTGGCTTATCGCCCGGCAAGGGAGCAGGGATGGAGATCTGGCAGTTGTTGCCTGGGCGGTTTCCGGAGTGGCTGTCCCTAATCCGCTTTTAGACTCCTACTCCTTTTCGTTCGGGAATGATGAGGAAAAGAAAATCCAAGAGAGCGTATATACCGCCGAAGAAGTTGGAAATGCCCTCGCAAAAAAGATAGCCGGTTATCGCTCAAAACTCGGTTCCACAAAAGATGTTGTTGTTATGGCACTGGATTCGGCAACTCCCGGACGCATGGCGATCAGCTATTACCGTGAACTTACGGGTTCAGAGTTCCTTGCCCGCATAGAAACTTGGCACAGGGAGTGTATTTGGCGTCTAAATTTTGGTTTAGACCCCGGAGACAAACGGCCCCGGAAAGAACGCAAATCACGCATTTTCATTGGTGCCCCTGCTCCACGGGATGTCGCGGAAACAGCGTATGGCAGGAGAATCGACGATAAATTGCGAAAAGCCACTATAAAGCGTCTTCTGCCGTGCATCATCGACGGTGCACCGCTCCCGCGCGATCTGGTTGAATCATGCGTCAGGCGGGCGAGCAATCGAAACGGTATCGGACACTGGGAATGGGAAAAGGCTCTTGGAATAGCATGTGCGCTTTTCAAATATTGTCATAAGGAAAGGAGCTATCAAATGTCGCTGGAGCGGGAAAGAAAAACCAGAGATTACCTTTACGGGCGGCTACTCGCGCTCGCGGAGAATTTGGAAAGTCTTGCGCTTTATTTGGGCGGAGAGCCAAGATCAACAAGCGCTGAAAAGCTTATGCAACGTTTTGCTGACAGGCCCTTCACCACATGGCGCATTATCGAAACCGGTTTGACGCCTTACAAGGTCAGATTGAGCGCCAAACGCCCCGGCTTTCTTTACAACATTCAGCGCGAAATTGATGAGGTAATCAACTCTTTTGCGATTGATGATTTTACGTCCGATAAGTCTCTCTCCGGAGAATTCCTTCTCGGCTATCACTGTCAGCGGAGTGCGTTGCACACTTCCAAAGGACAGGTGGAGGGTCAGGAGGAAACCGTTGCCGATGACGATAATGAAGAATAA
- the cas5c gene encoding type I-C CRISPR-associated protein Cas5, producing the protein MRNIIEFKITGRYALFTDPLTRIGGEKCSYHIPTYEALKGIAKSVYWKPTFTWVIDKVRVMRPIRTQSKSVKPLEYGGGNSLAIYTYLSDVEYQVQAHFEWNPYRPDLEKDRCDGKHWSIVQRMVEKGGRQDIFLGSRECQGYVEPCEFGEGEGEYDGGGELAYGLMFHGFDYPDETGINELHSRFWRPVMVNGVIEFSRPEDCAIRKFVREMIPDPPKSVGLEEEGLLDELD; encoded by the coding sequence ATGAGGAACATAATTGAGTTCAAGATAACGGGACGCTACGCCCTCTTTACCGACCCACTGACACGGATCGGAGGGGAAAAATGCTCTTACCACATTCCTACCTATGAAGCTCTAAAGGGTATAGCGAAGTCAGTTTACTGGAAACCGACCTTTACCTGGGTTATCGACAAAGTGCGGGTAATGCGCCCGATACGCACGCAGTCCAAGAGTGTCAAGCCTCTGGAATATGGAGGCGGTAATTCACTCGCAATATATACATATCTCTCGGATGTCGAATATCAGGTTCAGGCTCACTTCGAGTGGAATCCTTACCGCCCTGACTTGGAAAAGGATCGTTGTGACGGGAAGCATTGGAGCATCGTCCAGAGGATGGTCGAAAAGGGAGGGCGGCAGGATATCTTTTTAGGCTCCCGCGAGTGTCAGGGCTATGTGGAGCCTTGCGAATTCGGCGAAGGCGAAGGGGAGTACGACGGCGGCGGAGAACTCGCTTACGGACTTATGTTCCACGGCTTCGACTACCCGGACGAAACCGGGATTAACGAACTCCACAGCCGGTTCTGGAGACCGGTAATGGTTAACGGGGTAATAGAGTTCTCTCGCCCTGAGGATTGCGCGATTAGAAAGTTCGTCAGGGAAATGATTCCCGACCCGCCGAAATCAGTCGGGCTGGAAGAGGAGGGACTACTCGATGAGCTGGATTGA
- a CDS encoding CRISPR-associated endonuclease Cas3'', with amino-acid sequence MFFAHSTDRPDKSDWQPLEKHLSNVADMASVFAGKLGVPSLGEICGLLHDLGKYSEEFQDYLKSAGGVLSPGDAKYVDASKRKGKIDHSSAGAQYLWEVLKQKEPPSHLAGQILALCIASHHSGLIDCLSPDGNDAFNSRIGKDKHKTHTDEVIPKLDVSIQDHVNALLSSQDMEKELSQRLEILLKGEKSLKIKQFMLGFLTRFLFSALIDADRLDSAGRKPAGKPEWTLLIEKLEAHLATFKTRNPIDEIRADISAKCLNFAPSAQGLYQLSVPTGGGKTLSSLRFALHHAQYHKMERIIYVVPYTSIIDQNASVARSVFASIEESGRMVVLEHHSNLTPEKDTEQSKILSENWDAPIVYTTAVQFLETLFSDGTRGARRMHQLANAVIIFDEIQTLPIRMVHIFNNAINFLVENCNSTAVFCTATQPLLDKVDPDKGVAKLSACPRIISSEEEDRFRRLNRVTIEDLCKPEKWCADEVAELALKLLGETGSVLIVVNMKKQARKLFQLLNGRAEQVFHLSTSMCPAHRTNVIDAIKKLLDPDNPKPVICISTQLIEAGVDIDFGSVIRYLAGLDSIAQAAGRCNRNGGRPTGKVLIVNPENENLDKLPDIREAKEKAERVLREFKANPELFDSDRQSPAIMNHYYEYYFYGRSHEMAFPVSGKNLGVKTDILSLLSTNEKAVAAYHRAHNELPPFLLHQSFMTAAKEFEVIDSETEGVIVYYGEEGTRIIGELCAASSHQEKRRLLKEAQRYSVNMFPSEIKMLKEKRALIEVWEGSEIFYLGERYYSEQFGASTDEVADLKIYRF; translated from the coding sequence ATGTTTTTTGCTCACTCGACCGACCGCCCGGACAAATCCGATTGGCAACCGCTTGAAAAACACCTTAGCAACGTTGCCGATATGGCGTCGGTTTTTGCAGGAAAACTCGGCGTTCCCTCATTGGGCGAGATATGCGGTTTGCTCCATGACTTAGGAAAATACAGCGAGGAGTTTCAGGACTATCTTAAGTCAGCAGGCGGCGTGCTGAGCCCTGGCGACGCTAAATATGTTGATGCAAGCAAACGAAAAGGGAAGATTGACCACTCTTCGGCAGGCGCTCAATATCTTTGGGAAGTTTTAAAGCAAAAAGAGCCTCCCTCCCATTTGGCTGGTCAGATATTGGCGCTCTGCATAGCCTCCCATCATTCCGGTTTAATTGATTGTCTTTCACCAGATGGTAATGATGCGTTTAATAGCCGCATTGGAAAAGACAAGCACAAAACACATACCGATGAAGTCATCCCCAAGCTAGATGTGTCGATCCAGGACCATGTCAACGCCCTGCTATCGTCTCAAGACATGGAAAAGGAACTATCCCAACGACTTGAAATATTATTAAAAGGTGAAAAATCACTCAAAATAAAACAATTCATGCTTGGTTTTCTAACCCGTTTTTTATTCAGTGCTTTGATTGATGCGGATCGTTTGGACTCTGCAGGGCGTAAACCGGCGGGCAAGCCCGAATGGACATTGCTGATCGAGAAACTTGAAGCACATCTTGCAACCTTCAAGACAAGAAACCCAATCGATGAGATTCGGGCCGACATATCAGCAAAGTGCCTGAATTTCGCACCCAGCGCACAAGGGCTTTACCAGCTTTCGGTTCCCACCGGCGGAGGAAAAACGCTGTCGAGCCTCCGCTTCGCCCTCCACCATGCCCAATACCACAAAATGGAACGCATCATATATGTGGTTCCATATACCTCTATCATAGACCAGAACGCCAGCGTTGCCCGCTCTGTTTTCGCTTCTATCGAAGAAAGTGGCAGGATGGTCGTTCTGGAACATCATTCAAACCTCACACCGGAAAAGGATACGGAACAGAGCAAAATCCTTTCCGAAAACTGGGATGCACCGATAGTTTACACAACGGCAGTGCAATTTCTTGAAACTCTTTTTTCGGACGGCACTCGCGGCGCCCGCCGTATGCATCAATTGGCTAACGCAGTCATAATATTTGACGAGATCCAGACTCTTCCGATACGAATGGTTCACATTTTCAACAATGCAATAAATTTTCTGGTGGAAAACTGCAACTCAACAGCCGTTTTTTGTACGGCGACCCAACCATTGCTGGATAAGGTTGATCCAGACAAAGGGGTCGCAAAACTCTCTGCTTGCCCCCGGATCATATCTTCCGAAGAAGAGGACCGCTTTAGGCGATTGAACAGAGTCACCATTGAAGACCTCTGTAAGCCTGAAAAATGGTGTGCTGATGAAGTTGCGGAACTGGCGTTAAAATTGCTGGGCGAAACCGGAAGTGTTTTGATTGTCGTCAACATGAAAAAACAGGCCCGGAAATTGTTTCAGCTTTTAAACGGGCGGGCGGAACAGGTTTTTCACCTGAGTACAAGTATGTGTCCGGCTCACCGAACAAACGTTATCGATGCAATAAAGAAGCTCCTGGACCCGGACAATCCCAAGCCCGTTATCTGCATAAGCACCCAGCTTATCGAAGCTGGGGTGGATATTGATTTCGGCTCGGTAATTCGCTATCTGGCTGGCCTTGATTCCATCGCCCAAGCGGCTGGTCGTTGCAATCGTAACGGAGGGCGTCCGACCGGGAAGGTTCTGATAGTAAACCCGGAAAACGAGAATCTGGACAAACTCCCGGATATCCGGGAAGCCAAAGAAAAGGCTGAAAGAGTGCTACGCGAGTTTAAGGCCAACCCGGAGTTATTCGATTCCGACCGCCAGAGCCCGGCGATAATGAACCATTATTACGAATACTACTTTTACGGAAGATCCCACGAAATGGCATTTCCCGTCTCGGGGAAAAACCTGGGCGTAAAGACGGATATTCTTTCCTTGCTCTCCACGAATGAGAAAGCGGTTGCCGCTTATCACCGCGCCCATAATGAACTCCCTCCATTCCTTCTTCACCAGTCGTTCATGACTGCGGCCAAAGAGTTCGAGGTCATTGATTCGGAGACGGAAGGCGTCATAGTGTACTATGGGGAAGAAGGAACCAGAATAATCGGTGAGCTATGCGCCGCCTCATCTCACCAGGAAAAACGTCGCCTTTTAAAAGAAGCACAACGGTATTCGGTCAATATGTTCCCAAGTGAAATCAAGATGTTGAAGGAAAAACGCGCTTTGATCGAAGTTTGGGAGGGTAGTGAAATCTTTTACCTCGGCGAGAGGTATTACAGTGAACAATTCGGAGCAAGCACCGACGAAGTCGCAGATCTGAAGATATACAGATTTTGA
- a CDS encoding type II toxin-antitoxin system RelE/ParE family toxin has protein sequence MKLSWTSRAISDLNEIGRYIAADNPPAAKRFVSKLRQKAKEALDAPLSNRMVPELSREDVREALEGNYRIVYQITTDKLTVLTVFEGHKLLRP, from the coding sequence ATGAAGCTCTCTTGGACTAGTCGGGCCATAAGCGACCTTAACGAGATAGGCCGCTACATCGCCGCCGACAACCCACCTGCCGCGAAGCGGTTTGTCTCCAAGCTTCGCCAGAAGGCTAAGGAGGCGCTGGACGCGCCGCTGTCTAACCGGATGGTGCCGGAACTGTCAAGGGAGGACGTGCGCGAGGCGTTGGAGGGGAATTACCGGATCGTCTACCAGATCACCACCGACAAATTGACGGTGCTAACCGTTTTCGAGGGCCACAAACTACTTCGGCCCTAA
- a CDS encoding type II toxin-antitoxin system Phd/YefM family antitoxin gives MAAIHVSEDIVSLSDFKNNASKMIRQVQASHRPVVITQNGKAAGVLISPAEFDQLTERARFVSAVEAGLADVKAGRVVDDEDLRGHLDEALLD, from the coding sequence ATGGCAGCTATCCACGTTTCAGAAGATATTGTTTCCCTTTCGGATTTCAAAAACAACGCCTCGAAGATGATTCGGCAGGTGCAAGCGTCGCACCGCCCCGTTGTCATTACGCAAAACGGCAAGGCCGCTGGTGTGCTCATCTCGCCTGCCGAGTTTGACCAGCTCACGGAAAGGGCAAGGTTCGTTTCCGCCGTTGAAGCGGGTCTTGCCGATGTTAAAGCTGGCAGGGTTGTTGACGATGAAGACCTGAGGGGGCATCTGGATGAAGCTCTCTTGGACTAG